The following are from one region of the Nicotiana tomentosiformis chromosome 7, ASM39032v3, whole genome shotgun sequence genome:
- the LOC104101971 gene encoding mitogen-activated protein kinase kinase kinase 18-like yields the protein MDWTRGQTIGHGSSAAVFVAKSHWSNEIFAVKSVELSKSQLLQKEQKILSELSSHYIVSYKGYDVTKEKDKFMFNLMMENMPEGTLTDEIRKQGGRINEPLIGYYTRQILQGLEYLYSMGIVHCDIKGQNILLGKTGAKIADFGCARWVDPAERDGGAAAASAQPIGGTPMYMAPEVARGEEQGFAADIWALGCTIIEMATGGSPWTNVANSASLLYKIAFSGQSPQIPKFLSLQAKDFLSKCLRRNPKERWTAKELLKHQFLEEISNSNFKVIQDSITSSPTSILDQDIWNSVEETETMDFCSIQTVSSMDSPLKRVRELGLNSGEPNWRWDDESWITLRRSSE from the coding sequence ATGGATTGGACCAGAGGCCAAACCATAGGCCACGGCTCCTCTGCCGCCGTCTTCGTTGCTAAGTCACATTGGTCAAACGAGATTTTTGCGGTCAAATCTGTAGAGCTATCAAAGTCACAGTTGTTGCAAAAGGAGCAGAAAATTCTATCCGAATTGAGCTCACATTACATAGTAAGCTACAAGGGGTACGATGTTACAAAAGAGAAGGACAAATTCATGTTTAATCTTATGATGGAGAATATGCCCGAAGGTACACTTACCGATGAAATTCGGAAACAGGGTGGTAGGATTAACGAGCCGTTAATCGGGTATTATACGAGGCAAATTTTACAAGGACTAGAATATTTATATTCAATGGGCATAGTACACTGTGACATTAAGGGACAGAATATTTTGTTAGGTAAAACCGGTGCCAAAATTGCAGACTTCGGTTGTGCCAGGTGGGTTGATCCGGCGGAGAGAGACGGTGGTGCCGCAGCTGCTTCCGCCCAGCCTATTGGCGGCACGCCGATGTACATGGCGCCGGAGGTGGCGCGTGGGGAAGAACAGGGGTTTGCAGCTGATATATGGGCATTAGGATGTACAATTATTGAAATGGCCACTGGTGGATCACCGTGGACTAATGTGGCTAATTCAGCTTCATTGCTTTACAAAATTGCATTTTCAGGGCAATCCCCACAAATTCCAAAGTTTCTATCTTTACAAGCAAAGGATTTCTTAAGCAAATGCTTGAGAAGAAATCCAAAAGAAAGATGGACGGCTAAAGAACTCCTCAAACATCAATTTCTTGAGGAAATATCCAATTCGAATTTTAAGGTAATTCAAGATTCTATCACAAGCTCCCCAACTAGTATTCTTGATCAAGATATTTGGAATTCAGTAGAGGAAACAGAAACCATGGATTTTTGTTCAATACAAACAGTTAGCTCAATGGACTCTCCTCTGAAAAGGGTAAGAGAATTGGGTTTGAATTCAGGAGAACCGAACTGGAGATGGGACGATGAGAGTTGGATAACACTTAGAAGAAGCAGTGAATAA
- the LOC104101970 gene encoding mitogen-activated protein kinase kinase kinase 17-like: MDWTRGHIIGHGSSAAVSVAKSRCSDEVFAVKSVEISQSQFLQKEKTILSELSSPYIVSYKGYDVTKENDKFMFNLMMEYMSDGTITDEIRKQGGRIKEQLIGYYTKQILLGLEYLHSRGTVHCDIKGQNILLGNTGAKIADFGCARCVDPAERDGGTAAVSSEPIGGTPMYMAPEVARGVKQGFAADIWALGCTIIEMATGGSPWTNVANSASLIYKIAFSGQSPQIPKFLSLQAKDFLSKCFRKDPRERWTAKELLKHPFLEELSHSNSKANQDFVTSSPTSILEQDIWNSVEETETMDFCSIQTVSSMDSALKRVRELGLNSGEPNWRWDDQSWITLRRRGE, encoded by the coding sequence atGGATTGGACCAGAGGGCATATTATCGGCCACGGCTCCTCCGCCGCTGTCTCCGTTGCCAAGTCACGATGTTCCGATGAGGTTTTTGCTGTCAAGTCAGTGGAGATATCGCAATCGCAGTTCTTGCAAAAAGAGAAGACAATTCTGTCCGAGTTGAGCTCCCCTTATATAGTTAGCTACAAGGGTTACGATGTTACAAAAGAGAACGACAAATTCATGTTTAATCTTATGATGGAATACATGTCGGACGGTACAATAACCGATGAAATTCGAAAACAGGGTGGTCGGATCAAGGAGCAATTGAtcgggtattacaccaagcaaattTTGCTTGGATTAGAGTACCTACATTCAAGAGGCACAGTACACTGTGACATTAAGGGACAGAACATTTTGTTAGGTAACACCGGTGCCAAAATTGCCGACTTTGGTTGTGCTAGGTGTGTTGATCCGGCAGAGAGGGACGGTGGCACAGCGGCTGTTTCCTCCGAGCCAATTGGTGGCACGCCGATGTACATGGCACCAGAGGTGGCGCGTGGGGTAAAACAGGGGTTTGCAGCTGATATATGGGCATTAGGATGTACAATTATTGAAATGGCCACTGGTGGATCACCTTGGACTAATGTGGCTAATTCAGCTTCATTGATTTACAAAATTGCATTTTCAGGGCAATCCCCACAAATTCCAAAGTTTCTGTCTTTACAAGCAAAGGATTTCTTAAGCAAATGCTTCAGAAAAGATCCAAGAGAAAGATGGACGGCTAAAGAGCTACTCAAACATCCATTTCTTGAGGAATTATCCCATTCAAATTCTAAGGCAAATCAAGATTTTGTCACAAGCTCCCCAACGAGCATTCTTGAGCAAGACATTTGGAATTCAGTGGAGGAAACAGAAACCATGGACTTTTGCTCAATACAAACAGTTAGCTCAATGGATTCTGCTCTAAAAAGGGTAAGAGAATTGGGTTTGAATTCAGGAGAGCCGAACTGGAGATGGGACGATCAGAGTTGGATTACACTTAGAAGAAGAGGTGAATAG